Within Spinacia oleracea cultivar Varoflay chromosome 4, BTI_SOV_V1, whole genome shotgun sequence, the genomic segment ATTAGTTACAAACTTGTAGGAAGTATTGAAGAGTCATCACATCATTATCACCGTGTTTAATTAATATGTTGTCTTGAAAAGTGGTTGAAAATATCTCAATCTCTAAAAAAGATTTACTTCAATTTTATCACGTGTTTCTATTTTGAAATGTCCTCCCTATTTTATCACGTAAATCCCACAACTAAGACATTGATAATGTCAAAATGTCACCATTCATTTGATGTGTCTCGAAGATAGATTTATCATTGCACTCGATCGAAATAAAAACGAATCTTTTTGATGTGAATGAGCAAATACATTAAAAGAAACAGACAAAATGAGGGAGAAACCAAACTCGAGACCTATCATACACAGACTCCCACCTTTTAACTACTCGGCCAAGACTGGTACTCCGTAATCCGTATTGCATAGGTCTCTCAAATGGTCAAACATGATATTCCTAATTTCCTGTTACATGAATAAACCCAAAACGGCttgtaaaaaaacaaaacaaacaaaatttaACCCAAAACGGTAAATCACCAGTCTTTAACTCTTTTATCATAGGTGAAAGAGGGGTAAAAAGGAAAAACCCCAATTCGATTGAATTGAGAGAGATCTCCGAGAAATTCCGAGTTAATCTTAGTGATTGGAAAAATTTTCCaatcaaatggcattttcgtaaatattttgcttgaaaatcgtAGTTGGTATAATGTTAGGGGTTGACTGTATATTTGTAGTTATTGGCTGCATATTACTCGGTGTTGATTGTATAACACTTATCGTTGactgtatattttatgattgtTGATGGATTACTAAAATGCAATATTGTTTATTGGTAAGTGGTTGACTGTATATTTATAGTTGTGGGTTGATTATTAATAGAAGTTTATTGTATATTGTGAGCTGTTGACTGTATATTATATAGTTGTTGATGTATTATGAAAATGCAATTATGACCGTACATGTGGCTCATATTTGATGACATGTCACCCACatttaatggcattttcgtaataaaatcatcaattaTTTACAAAAATGCCATTTAATTGGAAAAACTTCCCAATCACTGAGATTAACTCGGAACGGCTCGAGATCTCCCAAGATTTCAGTTTGTCATTCATTCCACTGTACATTTCCTACATCTTAAGCggcctttctctctccttcgttTTCTTCTGCTGCTGCCAACCTCTGTGAAAATGGTACTTGTTCTTCGCTTTTTCTCCATCTTTTCCTTTTGTTCAACGATTCATTTGCTTTCAAATCGATTTATCCGATGTAATTTTCTCTGCGATCGGTTAGAAAATCTTTTGTCTTTAGCTAGTAGAATTACTGATTTATGGAATTGAAACTTGGAAATTAGTTTGATCTTCTGgataatttgttaatttggcGTGTTATCTGTTGATTTTTCTGCATCTTGATGCTtcatcgttgaaaatattggcCAATTGTGTTGTTTTTTAGTCGAACTTAATGTTTTGCCCTAATTTAATGACTCAGCCTTGATCCTAAGCGTATTCTCCATATTTAGCGGAATTATTATAACTACATTGCACTTTGTAGATGCTATGTTGATTTCTGATTCGTAATTGATCGATTTAAACCTTTTTTATGGGAATAAGATGTAATTGGTTGATACATTGTGCGAAACTGGCTGATCAATATGAAATGTTGGAATGTGATTTCCAGATTCAGTTCGTGGTTCTTATTAATCGACAAGGGAAAGTGAGGTTGACAAAATGGTACTCACCTTATGCTCAGAAGGAAAGAACAAAGGTACAAATTTGGAATCTCACCTAGAATTTACTGATTTGTTTTACAAAAAGTTCAGGTTGGTTTATGTTGAGGAATAATCTTGCTGGTAAAACTAATATTAGTGCATAATTTAGTTTCATTCAATTGTTTCTGATGAGAAATTGCAAACTTTTGAAGATTGTCCGTGAACTAAGTGGGTTGGTTCTCTCTCGGGGTCCGAAGCTCTGTAACTTTGTGGATTGGAGAGGATTAAAGATTGTTTACAGAAGGTAATGTTTTTGTTGGGGTTGGTGTTTCATACAGTGAAATAATTATGCTATGTACTGAACTTATCGTATTCAATATTCATTGTTTAGTGTGGGTTCAGTTTCACACTAGTTATGGATCTTGTTATGTTTTCCATGTTGAAAATGTTTCCAGTGTAACTTCACCTGGTAAGATGAATGATTTACAACTGTTCACCCTTCCAAAAACCATTTGCAGTTAACTTATGATCGTTCACCTTTTCAATTTAATATCAAAATATTTTTGCTTTAATCATACTAGAAAATCCTGTGTGGTACTCCATATTTATGGTTGCTTTTAATCAGAGTTTTCCTTGATGGAGAATTACATAGGTGTAGGAATTGGTTGGCAATGATGCCAATGTATTGGCCTTAGACAAGTGATAAAAAATTTAGAACCAAGGCAAAACCATCTGACCAATGAAAATAGAGGAATTGATGAATGTATTATATAATTACTTGGGACTTGTAGGCTTTACCAGGTTTACCTTGTCGAGGGATTAAATTGGGGAGACTCCACTCAAGAGGCCGACAGGGTACTTCAATCCTGTTATTTTTAGTCGtatgttattatttttgttcttttcaacAAGAGGGGTTGTTCTACCGTTTCTTATGACTAGGAGATTATGGTCAGAAGTTGTGTTAAATCTTCCTTTTTGACTGAATTTTCATCTAGAGCCCTGCCACTGAATGCCTTTGTGAGAACAGCTTCTTCCAGGAATCGAGGATCTGGTTATTCCTAGGGGTGTCATACTGTCATGCCTTTCCTGTTTAGAGTCAGTTGATACTTGATACTCTCAGGCTCTCAGCTTTATCAAAAGCCTTCCATATAATACATAAATCCACTTATTTCTTTCTTTCGTCTACTCAAATTGTTACTGCTGTACCTTATTTTTTTGGCAACTAAGAATGACTTTACTAATACCAAGATCCTTGTAAGAGTAGTACAACTGTACAAGGAGACAATACGGACCTGACCTCCAAAATAAAGCACCTAACACTAGCAGGCTACACTACTAGAAGCTAGACTTACGTCAACAGAAACCTCTTAGCATCTTCTGAGCACCTTCAAGCAAAGATAATAGTTCTAGCAATTACATCAGCTGAcaaatcttattggttgttgcttAAAGAGAACAGCGATGCTATGCAGCCATAGTTGATAAACAGCCTCAGCAAAACACATAGCATATAGCTTGTGTTTAACACTTTTTCCTTCCTGCTTTCCCTGCCAGCTTCAGCTCAGCACTGAAACCTTCAACTCTTCTATCTCGCCCAACACTTTAAGCATTCTACTCCAAACCTCAGCAGACACTACACACTAAAAAAAGCAGGTGCTGTACTGTTTCCAAATGATTGTTACATAACACACAAGTTACTGAGAATTGCACTCACCATTTGCTCAACTTGGCAGCAGTAGGCAACCTGTTCAAAGTTGCTAAAACAGATTATGAACACACCTTTAGGACTTGCTTTCCTGTTGCAAAGAACCctttttcaaaaagaaattcaaaatctcCTCGCATCTTCTTATAGATATTCCCCATAGAAAATTTCCCATCCTTCTCCACTTCATTCCAGTCATCAACTTGCTGTATATGTTCTCAACAACTCAGAATCTTTTCTAAGGCCCAGGAAATGCTGCTGTATCTTTTTGTAAAGGGAAGGGACTGGTTTAGATTTTGGAGGCATTGGCCTTCTCCACACTCATATATGTGGTAGCTGAAGGAGCTTGTTTAGAATTTAACACTATACTACTGCCAGTAGCCCTTTCTGCTTGAGCCTCTTTCTAAGGATTTGGTCGCTGCTTTGTGAAAATACTCATATCTTTGCAAATAGTAGTATCTTCAACATTGACTTTCTGCAGTATCTTATGAGTAAATTCCTGTATTTTATCCCTTACAAGTTGTTACCTCTTATCATACAAGATTTTATGTATGAGTTTCGTGTTATCTCAACATCAACACATTTGATGTTTGGATTTTCAAACACCGCCCGATATATACCCTTGGCTCACGTGACATTCTTTtgaaacattttttttaatgctCTGTATGTTGCTTTTCATCTTATTGCAGTCACTTCTAGATTATGTAATTCCTCTTCTTCTATGCTGAAACTCATGTTTTCATACATCGGTAACTCGTGCAGGTATGCGAGTTTGTATTTTTGCATGTGCATTGATCAGGATGACAACGAACTAGAGGTTCTCGAAATTGTCCATCACTTTGTTGAGATTCTAGACCGCTATTTTGGAAGTGTGAGTTATTTGTTTCAGCTGTTAGTAGCACACAAGAAGTTAATTTTCTCATTAAGTTAGTTAGTTCTACATCTAAAAAGTAACTAAATTCTTTTGCAGGTCTGTGAGTTGGATTTGATCTTCAACTTTCACAAGGTAATAGTATGCCCTGCATCATGATGTTTCACATTTTTTTATATGTTTTAAATTTCCTTCTGATTTGTTAATGGTATGGCTATGTAGGCATATTATATACTGGACGAGATTTTGATTGCTGGTGAgctccaagaatcaagcaaaaaAACAGTTGCCCGCCTGATTGCCGCACAGGTACAATATCTAATTGAGTGTTGTATAGTATTTACTGCTGTTTGTGTCAGCTAACATGGAGAATATGGTTTTGCAGGATTCACTGGTTGAGGCTGCAAAAGAACAAGAAAGCTCAATCAGTAATATAATTGCACAAGCCACAAAGTAGGCTGCTGTCACCTGTGAGTTCCATATCAACCGATCCTATACCAAGCCAATTTCTAGTGAAGTtgtaatcaattttttttaatgaatatATCATATCTCTTTATAGTGTATAATTGCTGTTGCCAAAAGTACTACTCTCCCTAGATGATTCTTCTTGTGATAAAATTTGTACCGTTGTATTTGTTACTGTTTTTGCAATGTCCTCCACACAGGCGTTTTGTTTCTGTAATGTTACATATACCCCGACTGCATTTTTCTCGCATTGTTTTCGATGCAATTTTCCCTCTAGCATGGACtgcatatttatttatttaaactgAAGTGTTACAGATGTTTAGTTTGCTATTTTTTCTGTGGTCCATTTTGAAGTTAACCTTGACCTAAAGTTGCCACCATGATCTCTACACTTCCCTTGCTGAGAGTATAGTCTCCGACTTTCTGGCGTTTGTTTATGTGTAATATCCCGTGCGGGTTCTTGTATAACGTATATGGTCCAAGTCTATTGTACACCAATTGCAATCCCATGAGATGACTATACTTTGTATTTATTTCTGCAAAAAGGTCACTGGTAACTGGTAGGTCCTTGGATCAAATCCAACAAGTCCAATGTTATACGTAGTCCATACCAATGTACACTGTACATAGTCTCTATATTTTTTTAGTGTGGGTATAATTGAGGGTAGAAATAAAAAGtttaaatcataactaaaactacTAAGTTTAGAAATGTGGTCTACTGTTTAGGAGGTTGGGGAGTATTGACACTAATCTGGTGTCTGAGTACTAATCAGCATTTATCTGGAAGAAGAATTCATATCTTGAGAATCATTATAAAGCATATGCATGGAAAGCAATTTAACTACAGAACTGATATCATCTTTGCCAAAATTTACTCCCACTAGAATTGCTTCTTCCAGATCAGTCAGTTTCAGTTCCATTAGTTGCTTCTTCCTCCTCAAAGGTCACGGTCACGGTCACGGTCACCGGCTCTGAACTGCCACTGAATTGCTGGATCACCAAAACAGAAGCATTTGTTGAGACCTCCTGTGAGGTCAACAATCCCCCGATGGGTCCTAACTCAGGGGACTCACTCTTTAGTACGGCAAGACCCAAATTTGCAGCCACCATACCTTCTGGTGATCGACCCACCAAAACCATATTACAACGGCTACATTCCTTTGCTATGCTTACAGCATCAGAATTTTCTTTCACCACTCTTATCTCGTACTTGACTGACCCACCCTTGTTCGCTTTTTGCTTAATAGCATCAATGACCTTCTCGTCAGAGCCCCTTGAGTCTCTGTTGCTGCTACTATCACCGATATCTAGAGCCACAATCTCACCTCTCGTCATGGTGGGGTCCGCTTTGAAGTGGACTACGATGAGATTGATCCCTGGATGCTCAGACATCTGTTGACCAAGGGCCAGTGCCTCACGGTCATCAGCCCCACCGAAGAAAAAAACACTAACGGTTGAGTCAACGTTGCTGGCTGCTATATGGGAAGACCCACCGAGCCCCCGGTCTACAAGAATACCAACTGAGCAAGGAGCATGTTGAAGAACCTTCTTGTTAATCATGCTATACTCATGTCTTGTGGTTTCTAGTGTTCCATCAACTTTCTGGTGTTTGTGAAAGGGGAGGATAATGAGGGCAGTCCTTTTACTCTCAGCACTAGCACAAATGTCTTCATGCGTGTCAGAGAACCGAGAGATTGCAGTCATGGGCCTGATTTGGACCCGGCTGAGTTGCCCATACGTCTCAAAGGCCACCACGACTTGGTTCGAGTCTGACTGCATCGCCGCCTTATTCCAAAACGGAAGCCCGTTTTTCCGGGCTTTGTGGATCATTCTAATTGCAGAAGACCTCTCGGAAAACTCTATGAGATGCGTTGCATACACTGCAAGCCCTTGCTTCTTCTCTATCCCACGCAAAGCTTCAATCAAGTTGATCATTGTTGGGATGTTCCGTCCACTGTGGAAGCATGCCATGATTCGGAGTTGAGAGCCGGGGTCTTTTCTTTGGACCGTTCTCAGCTTATATGGACGTACTCTCTTAGCTGGTTTATAGACCGCAGTCACGATTGGTGTTGTCATGAAGGTGGTGACTAGGGCCATAAGAACCATGATTGCAAAAGTTTGATCATTTAGCACCTATAATAAGGATCAGCCTTAAGTTAGACAAAATATCTGACAAGATAAAACAGTTAAAATTTGTATATCTTGACTGAAGTTATGTTATTGGTACCTTTCGATCTTTACCAATATTCAGGACAATCAGCTCCACCAAACCTTTGCTGTTCATCAGAAACCCGAGAGCAACAGCCTCGTTCATAGGCAGTTTACAGAGGCGAGAGACAACAACAGTCCCGACAACCTTGCCAAAACAGGCAGTTAGTATAACAAGAAGCAGAAGCCCCCATGATTGAGCCCCTTGAATGGTGGCTACATTTGTTTTAAGACCGCTGGAAACGAAGTACAAAGGAAGGAGGAGACCAGTCACAAGATCCTCAACCTTTTCTACCAAGGCACTGGCAAGAGGCCCTTCCTTGGGTGCTAGAATCCCAAGAACAAATGCCCCGAATAAGGCATGGATTCCAATAGTATCAGTCACAAATCCAGCTGCCAAAACTGCAGCTAATGTGGCACAAATGAATAGCTCATCCACCGGCTCACCATCAGGGCAACGCCGATTCATCCACTCAAACACGCGAGGGACTATAACAATGCACAAACCGACAAAAACTGCACCACAGAGGAATACCCACAAGGAGATAAGAGGAGATTTGTCAGTGCTAGAAAGAGTGATGGCTAGAGCAAGGAGAATCCAGGCTGCCACATCGTTTACTGCAGCTGCTGACATGGCCATACGACCCACATCAGTAGTAAGAAGCTTGAGCTCAGCTAAGATACGGGCTAACACGGGAAAAGCTGTGATAGAGAGGGCAACACCCATGAATACAAGAAAGGGACCTTGGCTGACCCCTTTTGAAATGGTTGCTCTAAGGATAAATGAAGTGCCAATCCCCATAGCAAAGGGTAAACAGATGCCTGCAAGTGCAATACTCATGGCTTTCTTTCCTGTTCGGCGTAATGCTTTTGGATCCATTTCTAGGCCCACAAGAAACAGAAAGAAGATGAGACCAAGATTAGCAAGTGTGTCCAATACTGTTAGACTCTTGGGAGGAAATATTGTATGCAGGAACGCCTTGTTACGACCAAAAGCAGAAGGCCCTAGTAGCACTCCTCCCTGTTAGGGCAACAGAAACAGGACATTGAAGTCGCACGTACTGTCAGTTCAAGATTACTCAGAGAACATTCTATTTGGACATTTATCATCTAATTTTATTGAATCATATGCAAAATTGACATCTGCAGAACAAATCACAACTTCCGCAACATAATATCTCGTCAACAGATCCAGGTAATACAACGGAAGAGGTCATAGTCAGAAATCTCAGAATGGTATAACAGTTCAGGTTCATTCATATGCTAAGTTGCTAACCAGAGTTTATACTTTCCAAAATGATTAAACGGGTAGGATGAATGATCCTAATCCTTAAAAgtcatcaatatatataaatatatgttaTTCAGCAAAGTTTCAAGTTTATTATAATCACTAATCATTTCTAGAGTATTAATAAAGCAAGCCAAGCATCTTTCGGTGCACCAAGACTAATCACAATTATTACTCATAACACTAACATGAATAAAGTTTCAAGTCTTGCTTCCTGATTCTGAATGATTGGTGATTTTACCTTAACCATTTTGAAGTCAGTCTAGGAACCAACTTTTTATGAAGAATCTTACAATCTctaattatttatgtttttctaaTGACTAATGGAACACATACTTAGCATAGGTCATTAGGTTGAGTCATTACCAGTAAAACCATCATTACGCattcataattagttaagttGGTGCTTTCTACTTTTCTCAAGTTCCACTGCACAGTCTGCAGTACTGCCtaatcctatgattaaaaactaaTTATCAAGTGTAAAGTAGTCTAAGGAAGACAATCAAAAGCTCATGCTTCCTATTTTTTATGGGAAAAGCACTAGCTAAGTCTTTGACAAATAAAAGACTTTTCAGGAACATATATTAGCCGTCActtaaacaaaagaaatagatTCTTCATTATGCAGGCACTTGGTGAGACAATTAAAATAAAGTCCTTAAAAAACCAGAAGATAAAGTATATTTTTAACATTTATATGCCTTGTGCTGTCTTACTCAGACTCGAGTACTGATGTCATGTACGGGTACATGTCCAATTACCCGACTCAAAACCAGATATAGGTCTTTTGCAATATCATGATACAAAACTCAATTAAGTGAATTAACAAAACCAGAGTATATAGaaattagacctgatcaaatggcgggTCGGGCCGGGCTTGAGCGTAAAAAATCAGCCTGCTATGTCGGGCCGGGCCAAGATTCGGGCCAAAATTTTGTTCCCAAACCCGTTATTTTCGGACCGGGCCTACCGGGCTTTCGGGCCAATTCGtgccgggccaaatttataactaaaaaagtgtatttttgtgtttcccaaacccgcccaaaaaaataaaattttcgggCCGGGTCGGGCCGGCCCCCggaaaattctgcccaaacccgCAAAAATTTCGGGCGGGCCGGGCTcatcttgatcaggtctaataGAAATGAAGATGTTTGCAAGGTGTAGGATAGTAAATACTTACAATAATCTCAGCGATGACACGAGGCTGCCTGAGTGGTCTAAGCAAGAAAGCTAAGGTACGAGTGAGAACGAGAACAAGGATTATTTGTATAATTACAAGGGGAAGTGCAAAGTCAAGAGGATTCTCTCCTTGGAAGACTCCAGTGGATGTAGCCTGCATAGGCTTTGGACAAACACTAGTATTTTCAGCCATTTTTCAGCAATCTCCCTTTAATTGTCCTGTTTATATGAATGCAGAAAAGGTTGTCAGCCACATTTTCCATGTAAAATCACCACAAAAtataggcaaatttgccaaaaaggaccttttataacacaaattttgcgagaaaggaccttatataattttttttgtgaaaacacaccttaaagtaattttttttgcgagaaaggacctaaggaaattttccggcattgactgagcttttccggccat encodes:
- the LOC110779684 gene encoding AP-1 complex subunit sigma-2, producing the protein MIQFVVLINRQGKVRLTKWYSPYAQKERTKIVRELSGLVLSRGPKLCNFVDWRGLKIVYRRYASLYFCMCIDQDDNELEVLEIVHHFVEILDRYFGSVCELDLIFNFHKAYYILDEILIAGELQESSKKTVARLIAAQDSLVEAAKEQESSISNIIAQATK
- the LOC110779685 gene encoding cation/H(+) antiporter 18 isoform X2 — translated: MDPKALRRTGKKAMSIALAGICLPFAMGIGTSFILRATISKGVSQGPFLVFMGVALSITAFPVLARILAELKLLTTDVGRMAMSAAAVNDVAAWILLALAITLSSTDKSPLISLWVFLCGAVFVGLCIVIVPRVFEWMNRRCPDGEPVDELFICATLAAVLAAGFVTDTIGIHALFGAFVLGILAPKEGPLASALVEKVEDLVTGLLLPLYFVSSGLKTNVATIQGAQSWGLLLLVILTACFGKVVGTVVVSRLCKLPMNEAVALGFLMNSKGLVELIVLNIGKDRKVLNDQTFAIMVLMALVTTFMTTPIVTAVYKPAKRVRPYKLRTVQRKDPGSQLRIMACFHSGRNIPTMINLIEALRGIEKKQGLAVYATHLIEFSERSSAIRMIHKARKNGLPFWNKAAMQSDSNQVVVAFETYGQLSRVQIRPMTAISRFSDTHEDICASAESKRTALIILPFHKHQKVDGTLETTRHEYSMINKKVLQHAPCSVGILVDRGLGGSSHIAASNVDSTVSVFFFGGADDREALALGQQMSEHPGINLIVVHFKADPTMTRGEIVALDIGDSSSNRDSRGSDEKVIDAIKQKANKGGSVKYEIRVVKENSDAVSIAKECSRCNMVLVGRSPEGMVAANLGLAVLKSESPELGPIGGLLTSQEVSTNASVLVIQQFSGSSEPVTVTVTVTFEEEEATNGTETD
- the LOC110779685 gene encoding cation/H(+) antiporter 18 isoform X1; translation: MAENTSVCPKPMQATSTGVFQGENPLDFALPLVIIQIILVLVLTRTLAFLLRPLRQPRVIAEIIGGVLLGPSAFGRNKAFLHTIFPPKSLTVLDTLANLGLIFFLFLVGLEMDPKALRRTGKKAMSIALAGICLPFAMGIGTSFILRATISKGVSQGPFLVFMGVALSITAFPVLARILAELKLLTTDVGRMAMSAAAVNDVAAWILLALAITLSSTDKSPLISLWVFLCGAVFVGLCIVIVPRVFEWMNRRCPDGEPVDELFICATLAAVLAAGFVTDTIGIHALFGAFVLGILAPKEGPLASALVEKVEDLVTGLLLPLYFVSSGLKTNVATIQGAQSWGLLLLVILTACFGKVVGTVVVSRLCKLPMNEAVALGFLMNSKGLVELIVLNIGKDRKVLNDQTFAIMVLMALVTTFMTTPIVTAVYKPAKRVRPYKLRTVQRKDPGSQLRIMACFHSGRNIPTMINLIEALRGIEKKQGLAVYATHLIEFSERSSAIRMIHKARKNGLPFWNKAAMQSDSNQVVVAFETYGQLSRVQIRPMTAISRFSDTHEDICASAESKRTALIILPFHKHQKVDGTLETTRHEYSMINKKVLQHAPCSVGILVDRGLGGSSHIAASNVDSTVSVFFFGGADDREALALGQQMSEHPGINLIVVHFKADPTMTRGEIVALDIGDSSSNRDSRGSDEKVIDAIKQKANKGGSVKYEIRVVKENSDAVSIAKECSRCNMVLVGRSPEGMVAANLGLAVLKSESPELGPIGGLLTSQEVSTNASVLVIQQFSGSSEPVTVTVTVTFEEEEATNGTETD